Proteins encoded within one genomic window of Bacillus sp. 1NLA3E:
- a CDS encoding CidA/LrgA family protein codes for MKIITIIIQILFIHIFLFLGALIKNLITIPIPASMVGLILLLIALSLKIVKLEWVEKGGNWLLAELILFFIPSAVGIVNYDEIVSWQGVKTVLLIGLSTFIVIGVTAYTADMSDKIRKRSDVKW; via the coding sequence TTGAAGATTATTACTATTATCATTCAAATTTTATTTATCCATATTTTTTTATTTTTAGGAGCTCTAATCAAAAACCTCATCACCATTCCAATTCCAGCTTCAATGGTCGGTCTTATACTGCTTTTAATAGCATTATCTCTTAAAATCGTGAAGCTTGAGTGGGTTGAAAAAGGTGGAAACTGGCTATTAGCTGAGCTAATTCTCTTCTTTATACCGTCTGCAGTCGGAATTGTAAATTATGATGAAATCGTTAGCTGGCAAGGCGTTAAGACCGTCTTACTAATTGGTTTAAGCACATTCATTGTGATTGGAGTAACCGCTTATACTGCAGACATGTCAGATAAAATTAGAAAAAGAAGTGATGTAAAATGGTAA
- a CDS encoding LysR substrate-binding domain-containing protein: protein MDIRQLKYFLEVAKQKSITKAADVLHISQPALSKMIKGLEEELGMTLIVRTNKTSSVTDTGMIVMEYAKKIISQFDEMETTLNDMTNLSKGSIHIGIPPIIGSLYFPKIIAEFHHKYPNIEIVIKEYGAAKVVKSVDEGAFELGVAVLPVDETVFNIYPIVQDEMKLLVHQQHRLANSETVHLNELEEEDFIFYHEDFALHDIMWKKFIKIGFEPKVLFKSSQWDFMSEMVAANLGITILPDSICNRIQNEQVKILNLIPPTPWNLAVITKKGKYISNAGKGFIEFIV, encoded by the coding sequence ATGGACATCCGTCAATTAAAATATTTCTTAGAGGTTGCCAAACAAAAAAGCATCACAAAAGCCGCAGACGTGCTCCATATTTCTCAACCAGCTTTAAGTAAAATGATCAAGGGGCTTGAAGAAGAACTTGGGATGACCCTAATTGTACGCACGAACAAAACAAGTTCCGTTACAGATACTGGGATGATTGTGATGGAGTATGCAAAAAAAATCATCTCCCAATTTGACGAAATGGAAACGACATTAAACGATATGACCAACCTTAGCAAGGGGTCGATCCATATTGGGATTCCCCCCATCATTGGAAGCTTATATTTTCCAAAAATCATCGCGGAATTTCATCATAAATATCCTAATATCGAAATTGTAATTAAGGAATACGGAGCAGCAAAGGTGGTAAAAAGTGTGGATGAAGGAGCATTTGAGTTAGGTGTTGCCGTTCTTCCAGTTGATGAAACTGTGTTTAATATATACCCAATCGTCCAAGATGAAATGAAATTATTAGTCCATCAGCAGCATCGCCTTGCTAATTCGGAAACAGTACATTTGAACGAGTTAGAAGAGGAAGATTTTATCTTTTACCATGAGGATTTTGCCCTCCACGATATCATGTGGAAAAAGTTTATTAAGATAGGATTTGAGCCAAAGGTTCTCTTTAAAAGCTCCCAATGGGATTTCATGTCTGAAATGGTTGCTGCCAATTTAGGGATTACGATTTTACCTGATTCAATTTGTAATCGAATTCAGAATGAACAGGTGAAAATCCTTAATTTAATTCCACCTACCCCTTGGAACCTCGCTGTTATCACCAAAAAGGGAAAATATATTTCAAATGCAGGGAAAGGATTTATTGAATTCATTGTTTAA